The following proteins come from a genomic window of Leopardus geoffroyi isolate Oge1 chromosome A3, O.geoffroyi_Oge1_pat1.0, whole genome shotgun sequence:
- the RAD51AP2 gene encoding LOW QUALITY PROTEIN: RAD51-associated protein 2 (The sequence of the model RefSeq protein was modified relative to this genomic sequence to represent the inferred CDS: inserted 2 bases in 1 codon), which yields MSFTQCTAQGAGFREPVTSLPPPEDAGSRPPRSKRPRLTEPGSASEVEWRLPLVPRLSEVEKAWQLLSPRPFPALLSANVIFGNSTDSRVKKSVGGEQICSPRCPNGKFEVNSCLQSLPSRSFDSGLRASGKSCEAGLKDKEVFGVHRSDRTGAEVRPLLANPSTDDIHGVKRNAAGKRYSVQGRDGIQEDDSYVKQTENLFGDVTFYKETKSPFLDIKCRWKADGVTPSHKKENNVSASALNISKSQNQPSMEIAKASYFRDRGTISIPEFPTDLNSKMSSVYLKGTAKKKNDKNEAYVRDFTNVYWSQNRPDVKKQKLQDDKNIVDADAENIFSACYESNHQSLSNQNICVRKKDLIGLNYYNHSSIKSDVTDSEKNFTIILGNANLEEAETCLDIHTFTRLEKSQSQGSNISHISEKIGAVCWIWGNYKTQSENVKRTGEQLNFLQLVEIDLLSKGDYHYTKALNTGEEQSKPLMIGTLGSQKALISFFQLNGTGESNNMLQLRYSATQKGSHLSKLFENSIMEILNFHENISGNQKNDNVLNWHEIFKDKKRVDLQNLITKNMNVNRKNDMLSVCLQTSISGPLNSILKTNIASLLNNFNCFIRIENDPKLQERCIVKWIMYLHYSKNSIVENHTVYLARTLTFSRLLEGNMKPMLRKRKLFKTEQVFEESKKKPSFTMTTKNKHFPIFETYEKNPLLMDFDEMDEISLTKDIYKNKSCPEQFMNEENWTRCTPNAVKTHVKSGSQFIQNHRYINEKLYEVNMYNQDLNTERKKEHNKISISFKCIFEDFFNIRPRAIPTNHNINHSEQTNLGTIMQVLNFGSLLSEINGKKQDSILKEEVKVTAQSLTNSCQINKDIKTEKEEKNNFCLMDGMFSMQPVSLMSKKVNAEETKYINQNNVADRNEYEHVLQESELANSEHFHPKNDSTECVNHQFETDLSLGNNECFQDLTAKCLSTEAQTIVSNFEMKSKFDLVLEELHMFHEISKENKIVSTAETNNGQEYYLRENNDIEEVKKEMKEDLKMVTVNEICVSSLLRDTITCPNMHKRHQSLFKWKAVSNNGKQEVPNEYCCLRAAEEELLYSTSKEDCENPPPKRPAFFSDELREEKITYLLKGGSNFSHGISRVLPLKTCSRPIRIGLSRKAKLKQLHPYLKXKCYENLKEDVGL from the exons ATGTCCTTCACGCAGTGCACCGCGCAGGGTGCCGGGTTCAGGGAGCCTGTCACCTCCTTACCGCCTCCTGAGGACGCTGGTTCCCGACCGCCCCGAAGTAAGCGGCCCCGTCTAACGGAGCCCGGCAGTGCCTCTGAGGTGGAGTGGAGGCTGCCTCTGGTGCCTCGCTTGTCTGAGGTGGAAAAAGCCTGGCAGTTGTTGTCGCCCAGACCCTTCCCGGCCCTTCTTTCAGCTAATGTGATTTTTGGTAACTCCACAGACTCGCGTGTGAAAAAATCAGTCGGTGGGGAGCAGATATGTAGTCCGAGATGCCCAAATGGCAAATTTGAGGTGAATAGCTGTTTGCAGTCTCTCCCCTCACGAAGTTTTGATTCTGGTTTGAGGGCTTCTGGAAAGTCTTGTGAAGCAGGACTGAAGGACAAAGAGGTTTTCGGTGTGCACCGCAGTGACAGAACTGGAGCAGAGGTCCGTCCGCTTCTGGCCAACCCCTCTACAGACGATATACATGGAGTTAAAAGAAATGCGGCTGGAAAACGATATTCAGTGCAAGGGAGGGACGGTATTCAGGAAGACGATAGTTATGTGAAACAGACAGAAAACCTATTTGGGGATGTTACCTTTTACAAGGAAACCAAATCACCATTTCTTGATATTAAGTGCAGATGGAAAGCTGACGGTGTTACGCCAtctcataaaaaggaaaataacgtTTCAGCATCCGCACTAAATATATCAAAATCTCAAAACCAGCCCAGCATGGAAATTGCCAAAGCCAGCTATTTTAGAGATAGAGGCACAATAAGTATCCCTGAGTTTCCAACTGATTTAAATAGCAAAATGTCCTCTGTCTATTTAAAGGGAACAGCAAAGAAGAAGAATGACAAAAACGAGGCATATGTTAGGGATTTCACAAACGTTTACTGGTCCCAAAATAGACCTGATGTTAAGAAGCAAAAGTTACAGGATGATAAAAACATTGTGGATGCCgatgcagaaaatattttttctgcatgcTATGAAAGTAACCACCAGTCACTCAGCAACCAAAATATTTGTGTGAGAAAAAAAGACTTGATCGGTTTAAACTACTATAACCACAGTAGTATCAAATCTGATGTAACAGACTCTGAAAAGAATTTCACTATAATACTGGGGAATGCAAATTTGGAAGAAGCAGAAACATGCCTGGACATCCATACGTTTACCAGATTAGAAAAGTCTCAAAGCCAGGGCTCTAATATTAGTCACATCTCAGAAAAAATAGGGGCAGTTTGTTGGATTTGGGGTAATTACAAGACTCAAagtgaaaatgttaaaagaacTGGAGAACAATTGAATTTTCTACAATTAGTAGAAATAGATCTTTTAAGCAAAGGAGATTATCACTATACAAAAGCCCTGAATACAGGTGAAGAACAATCAAAGCCTCTCATGATAGGAACACTTGGTAGCCAAAAAGCTTTAATAAGTTTTTTTCAGTTAAATGGTACAGGAGAAAGCAACAATATGCTACAATTAAGATATTCTGCTACACAAAAAGGCTCTCATTTAAGCAAACTTTTTGAAAATTCCATTATggaaattttgaattttcatgaaaatatctCAGGAAATcaaaaaaatgataatgttttaAACTGGCATGAAATTTTCAAGGATAAGAAGCGAGTTGATCTTCAAAATCTAATAACTAAGAATATGAATGTCAATAGAAAAAATGATATGTTAAGTGTATGTTTACAAACCAGTATTTCAGGACCTCTAAATAGCATATTGAAAACCAACATAGCTTCTTTGCTGAATAACTTTAACTGTTTCATTAGAATTGAAAATGATCCTAAATTACAAGAGAGATGCATTGTCAAATGGATAATGTATTTGCATTATTCAAAAAATAGTATAGTGGAAAATCATACTGTGTATCTAGCAAGGACTTTAACTTTTTCAAGACTATTAGAAGGTAACATGAAACctatgttaagaaaaagaaagttatttaaaacTGAACAAGTTTTTGAAGAGTCTAAGAAAAAACCTTCCTTCACTATGAcgactaaaaataaacattttccaatttttgaaacatatgaaaaaaatcctcttttaaTGGATTTTGATGAGATGGATGAAATTTCTTTGACAAAAGACATTTACAAGAATAAGAGCTGTCCTGAACAATTCATGAATGAGGAAAATTGGACTCGCTGTACACCTAATGCTGTTAAAACACATGTTAAATCTGGTTCTCAATTTATACAGAACCATAGATATATTAATGAAAAATTGTATGAAGTAAATATGTATAACCAGGATTtaaatactgaaaggaaaaaggagcATAATAAGATCAGCATTAGTTTTAAGTGCATATTTGAAGATTTCTTCAATATTAGGCCCCGGGCCATACCAACAAACCACAACATAAACCATAGTGAACAAACCAATCTTGGGACTATAATGCAGGTTCTAAATTTTGGGAGCTTGCTAAGTGAAATCAACGGGAAAAAACAAGACTCAATTTTGAAAGAGGAAGTAAAAGTCACAGCACAAAGTTTAACAAACAGTTGCCAAATTAACAAAGACattaagacagaaaaggaagagaagaataatttttgtttaatggatGGCATGTTTTCTATGCAACCAGTTTCACTAATGAGTAAAAAAGTAAATGCGGAAGAAAccaaatatattaatcaaaataatgtaGCTGACAGAAATGAATATGAGCATGTTTTGCAAGAAAGTGAGTTAGCTAATTCAGAGCATTTTCATCCAAAGAATGACTCTACAGAATGTGTTAATCATCAATTTGAAACTGATTTGAGTCTAGGGAACAATGAATGTTTTCAGGATTTAACTGCCAAGTGTTTATCAACAGAAGCTCAGACAATAGTGAGCAATTTTGAGATGAAGAGTAAATTTGATTTAGTACTTGAAGAACTTCATATGTTTCATGAAAtcagtaaggaaaacaaaattgtaagCACTGCGGAAACAAACAATGGGCAAGAATATTACCTTAGAGAAAATAATGATATTGAGGAGGTaaaaaaggagatgaaagaaGATTTGAAAATGGTTACAGTCAACGAAATATGTGTATCTTCTTTGCTCCGTGATACTATAACATGTCCTAATATGCATAAGAGACACCaaagtttatttaaatggaaAGCAGTATCCAATAATGGCAAACAGGAAGTTCCAAATGAATATTGCTGTTTAAGAGCAGCAGAGGAAGAATTACTTTATTCCACTTCTAAGGAAG ACTGTGAAAATCCTCCACCTAAAAGGCCTGCTTTTTTCTCTGATGAACTTAGGGAGGAAAAAATTACTTACTTACTGAAGGGAG GTAGTAATTTTTCACATGGAATTTCAAGAGTACTACCTCTTAAGACATGCAGTCGACCAATCAGAATTGGTTTGTCAAGAAAAGCTAAGCTTAAACAACTTCATCCCTATCTGAA TAAATGTTATGAGAACTTAAAAGAAGACGTTGGACtttaa